GCGCACGGGGTCGCGCAGCTCGCGCAGGCGCAGGAACAGGAGGAAGGGGTCGCCGCCGCGCGCCTCGGCCCATTCGGCGGCGCGGTCGAGGGTGACGCGCGCCCCGGCGGGGCGGGGTTTGGGCGGGGCGTTGCTGCCGGGCTCGGGCGCGCCGGGGTCCATGGGGAACACGTCGTTGAACTGCATGAAGCCGCGGCTGAAGGCGGTGTCCACAGTGAGGTCGTCGCCGTCGGCGCCGCGGCCCTCGGTGAAGGCGGCGGTGTGGTAGCCGGCGGCGCGCAGGTGCTCCGCCAGCGTCCGGATGCCGGACGGCGGCGGGGCGGCCTGTCCGGCGACGGTGCCGTGGCGCAGGGGGTGCAGCCCCGTGAGAAGGGTCATGGCGGCGGCGGCGGCCTCGGGGGCGGGGGTGTAGGCCTGCTCGAAGATCATCCCGGGCTCCGCCCACTTCTTGAGGTTCGGCGTGGTGTCGCGGGAATAGCCCGCGAGGCTGGTGTTCTCCGCCGCCAGCCCCTCCACTGCCAGCAGCACCACGGACGGCCCCTCCGCGCCGCGCGCCACGCGCCACGGCCCGGCGACCAGGAGTTTCCGGCCCGTGTTGGAGGGCGGGTGCACGCCGAGCTGGCGCATCCATTCGGCGGCCGGCCGGCCGGTCCACGCCACCACCACCGCGCCCGCGTTCTCCGGCAGGGCGTCCCCGGGCAGGCGCACCTCGGTCCAGACGCCGGGCTCCAGGGGCACCTCGTGGGTGTGCACGGGCGTGATGTCCGCGCCCGCGTCCGCCGTGCCGGTTTCGGCGGCCGCGCTCTGCTCCACGCGGACGGTCATGTGGACCGTGGCGCCGCCGCGTTCGTCGTCGCCGTCGTCCGGCAGGGCGGCGTAGAGCACCAGGTCGCCGCCGCCGCCGTAGTCGCCGAAGATGCGCGCGCCGAGGCTCTCCGGCACCTCGCGCGCCTCGGCCCACGCGCCGCCGACGCGGGCCCAGGCGGCGTCGCCCGCCTGGGCCAACCCCGGGTCGGCGGCGGTGAAAGCGAAGGCCTGCTGGAACCCGGCGGCCCCGGCCAGCGCGATCCCGGCGCAGGCGAGCCATCCGAGGGCGCCGAGGCGCCCGGCGGGGCGCGCATCGAGGGCGGCGAAGAAGACGACCCCTTTCAGGAGCGCGTGGGCGCCCAGAAAGACGCCGAGGACGAGGAGGGGCTCCACCTTGTGGAGGACCGGCGGGAGCATGGGAAGGGAGACCCCCAGCAGCCAGGGGACCAGCACGAGGGCGCAGCACTGGGCGGCCATGTCGCACAGCAGGGGCACGGGGGACCGGGTCGGGGCGAGGAGGCGCACGGCGGCCATATAGGCGAACTGTCCGGCGGCCCAGGCCGCGCACACGGCGGCCACCAGCAGGATGCCCGACTCGAAGCCCGAAAGCCAGCCGAGGGACGCCAGCAGGCGCCGCGCCCACAGGCCTGTGAGCCCGCCGGCCAGCAGCACCGTCACCATGTGCAGCGGAACAAGCACGTCTTTGACACTCCCCGTCGGGTGGAAGAGGGGCCGCGGTTTGGGCCGCGCGCGGGCGCGGCGCGCACCATCATATCATCATGGGCGGCCCGCGCCGAAAGTGCGTGCGTTTCCACGCCGCGGCCGCCGCAACGTAGAAGCGGCTTCCAGCCGCTTTCTTCGGGGTTGCTCCCGCGACCAGGAACGCGCCTGGAAGGCGCGTCTACATTGGCCGGGGTTCCCGGACGGGGCGCGTCATTCCACCGCGCAGGAGAAGTCCTCGATCTCGAAGGCGCCGGTGCCGCCCCGGTTGCCGAAGCCGATCCGGGGATTGACCAGACCGTCGGGGGCGTCTGCGCCGGGGATGAAGACCAGCGTGTACTCCCGCCAGTCCGAGGAGCCCGTGGCGTACATCAGGTCCGTGAGGCTCCCCTGCCCCTCCAGCATCACGCGGAAGGTGCGCTTGGGGTTGCCCACGGGCCGGAGGTCTTTGGCGCGCAGGCGGAACCGGACCACATGCCGCGCGCCGCGCTCCAGGGCGCACTCGTCCACGTTGACGGCGGTGCACACGGGGAAGAAGAGGGTCGGCGTGCGGGGCTTCTCCGCGTCGTTGAGCACCAGGGTGACCGAATAGCGTTTGCGCGGTCCGCCGGGCCCGGTGACCTCCTCCACCCGCGCCTCCTCCGGCAGGACGGCCTCCGTCTCCGTTGCGGGGGGCTTCCAGGGGCCGGGCCCCGCCTGGGGGAGGTCGCCCATCGTCCAAAGGGAGGCGACGCCCAGGTCCGTGTGCAGCTTTCCGCCGCGCTCGGCGATGTGGTCGTTCAGCGCCGGGTCCGCGTTGTTGCCGTTGAAACTGACGATCCAGAAGGGGTCGCCCTGGAACGCGGCGAAGAGGGACTCGAAGTCGCCCCCGTTCGTGCAGAAGGACTCCTTTCCCGCGGACCCGGCCGTGGTCCAGTCCGGCACGAGGCGGCCCAGGTAATGCGGGATGAGGAGGTAGGAGAAGCGGCCCTTGTGGGGCTTGCAGTAGACGATTTTGTCCATGGCGGGCTCGACCTGCGTCGCGAGCGCCTCCGCGATCCGGCGCGCGCCCCAGTCGTTGTGCGACTGCGCGTTCTCCGCCCAGCCCGCCCGCAGGGGGCCGGGGCACGCGGCCAGCCAGAGGGCCAGCAGGATCACCGGCGCGGCGGGCCGCAGGCCCGGCAGCGTCCGCGCCGCCAGGGCGGCGAGCCCCCGCACCGCCGCGTCCGCCCCCAGCCCGAAGAGCAGCGCCGCCGCCACGGTCTGGAAGATGAAATAGCGGGGCGCCCAGAAATGGCCCACGGGGAGGAGGAAGAACGGCACGGCGGTCAGCAGGTTGGCCGCCAGCAGGAAGAAGAGGAGCCGGTGGCGGCGGAACGCGGCCGCGAGCCCCAAGAGCAGCAGGGGCGCGACGACCAGCGCGGCCGCAACCCCGTTGCAGGAGAGAAACCGCGCGGCCAGATAGTTCACCAGGTAGTTTCGCGCGGAGAGCACATGCTTTTCGCGGCCGCTTCCGCCGTCCACGGGGTCCTCGCCGGCGTCCTCCGCGTCCGCGGCGGGGTGCGCGGCGGACGGGGCCACGAGGCCGCGCAGACGGTCGAAATGGCCGGGGCTGCCCCCGGCCACCACGGCAAGGAAGACGCCCGCCGCGGCGGCGCACACGAGCCCCGCCCCCCCGAGACGGCGCAGCAGCACCGCGCGCGGCCGGGTGTGCAGGAGCGCGAACAGGCCGTAGCCCCCCACAGTGGCGACGGCCGCCAGGGCGAAGGACAGGTGGGTGAGCATGCCGAGGAGGAGTCCGGCGGCGGCCAGGGCCGCGCCCCGGCGCGTCCGGCCCGCCTCCAGCGCGAGAACCCCCCCAAGGAGCAGCGCGCCCGCGAGGCAGACAAGGCCGTAATAGCGGATTTCCACCGAATGGTAGGCGTGGAGCGGCGACACGGCCAGGAACATGCCCGCGAAAAGGGCGGCGGTCGTTTCGGCGCGCCGCCGCAGCAGCAGGAACACCCCCGCCACGGTCAGCAGCCCCGCGAGCAGAAAGGGCGCGCGCAGCGCCCACTCCGGGGCGTGCAGCGGCACCGACTCGTATTGCGGCGGCAGGAGGGAGGGAAACCGCACCGCGAGCGGTTCGGGAAAGACCCCCAGCACGGCCTTGGTCATCCAGAAGATCACCGGCGAGACGGTCTGCGCCAGCACGCCGCGCCAGGGCAGCGAGGCCGTGCGCAGCGTGTACAGCTCGTCCGCCCACAGACCCCGGAACAGCCCCGGCGCGCGCAGGGCCGCCGCGACCGCCAGCACGGCCAGCAGGCCCGCCGTGTCCGCGTGCAGCCGGAAACGGGCTGCGGGCCCGCCGACGTTCTTTCCGTCCTTTCGCGTCATCGCCGAAACACCCCGCGCGCCGTTGTTCGCGCGTGCCCGTCCCCGCCCCGCCGTCATTCTATCCGGCGGGTGCCCCCCAGTCAACGCGCGGCGGAGGAGTCCCGGCGCTTCTCACCCCAGCCGCGCGCGGAGGGTGACGATCTTTTTGGGGCCTACGTCGAAGGTGACGGTGCTGCCGCGCGGGGTCAGGCGCTCTTCGGTCACTTCCTCCAGGGTCACGCGCTCGGCGGAGGAAAGTCTCTTGCCGAAGGTGAGCTTGCCCTTGACCTTTTTCGCGTTGGGGTTGCAGACGCGGATGATCCAGCCGTCGCCGTCCTCGGCGCACTTGAGGGCCGTGAGGAGGAGGGTGTCGGGCTGGAGGTCGAGGAATCCGGCGGTGGGCGGGTTGCCGCCGGGGTGGGTGCCGGCCTGGACGGGCTCGAGGGGCGCGGCGAGGCGCTCGGCCTCGGCGAGGACGCCGCCCGCGGCGTAGTCCCCGGCGTGGGGGTAGATCAGCCAGGAGAATTCGTGGCGGCCGGGGCACTGGGTGAGTTTCATCTCGGGGTGGGTGTCCCACCGGCAACTCACGGTGGCCAGGTTGAGCTCGTAGGCGCGCATGAGCGTGACCGCGACGGCGCGCGCGGCGTCCTGGGTGACCTCGTACTCGCGCAGGCCGAGGGCGATGAAGGCGAGGCCGGCCGCGCCGTCGCTGACGTCCACGAAGCGCTGCATGGGGAAGGTGACGCCCTGGCAGCCGTGCCAGGGGCTCTCCTTGCCGAAGACGGTGTCGCGCTCGACGACGTCGAAGGCGCTCTCGGCGTGGCAGGTCTTGCCCGCGCGGCGCGTGGGCAGGAAAACGCGCAGGCGGTGGTCCTCCGCCGGGTTGTCGAATTCGACGGAGACCTCAACGCTTTTCGCGCCGCGCCGCAGGGTGATGCGGGTCGTGAGGACCATTTCCCGCCCGTCGTCGGAGCGTTTCGCGTGGTTGCCGATGCCGTCGAGGCGCTGCCACGCGTCGCCGCCGTTCTCGTCGAGCCGGGCGGGGACGCGCATGCGCGTCTCGACGCGGTAGCGCGCCAGGAGGGGACCGTCCTCCTCCAGTGCCACGGCGCAGGGGAATCCGCGGCTGTCCAGCGCGCGGTCAAAGGCGGGGTTGTGGTGCATCCACGCGTGGCCCGCCTCGCCGTTGTCCACATAGTAGTTCAGGCCGTCGTAGACCACGCCGGTGGCCTTATGGGTGAGGCTGAGCGTGCCGTTCTCGGCGATCACGACGCGCAGGTGCTCGTTCTCCATCGTGTTCGCGCCCGTGACCAGGGTGCCCCGGGCGAAGGCGCCGGAGCGGTCCACGACCCAGGTGGCGTAGCCGAGGCCGGGCACGGCCTCCGCCGGGAAATGGACGAGGAACTGCTCCGTGCGCACCATGGCCGGGGCGTCGCCCGCGTGGTTCACGATGGACCAGTTGGGCCGGCGCGCCGCGCACTGGACCTGCACGCGCCGCCTGGTGGCGGGGTCCACCAGCTCGAAGGCGCCGCGCGGCCCGGTGTGGGGCAGGTCCACCACCGCCGTGACCACCTCCGACCGCGCGGCCGGGTGCGGGTTGTGCACCGTGAGCACCACGCCGCCGGGGCCCTCGGCCCCCGTGTTGACCCCCTTCTGCACATGGGCCAGGGCGCGCGCCAGGAGCCCGTCGCCGAGGTGGCGCACCTGGGCGAGGCGGTTCATCATGTCCTCCTCGATGGCGTCCACGCCGCTGCCCGAGATGCTGTCGTGGGCGTGGCATTTGAGGAGGGTCTTCCACGCGAGGTCGAGGCAGGCCCCGGGCCATTCCGCGCCCAGCCACGCCGCCAGAACCGCGAAGGGCTCCACCCGCCGCTGGAGCAGGTACTCCGCGGCCGAGGCGCGGGCCTTCATGCGCGTGCGGCTGGAGAGCACGTCGCTGTACAGGTGCATGGTGACGGGCATGGGCTTGGGCACCCGCCGCTCGCCCCGGAGCACGGCGAGCTTCTTCCAGTCCACCTCCGCCCGCACCGCCGCCATCAGGTCTGGGTAGAACCCGTGTTTCACCTCGTCGTCCGGCAGCGCCTCGCGCGCCCACTGGAGCAGGACCGGCTCCGCCTCGTCCGGCACGCTGCTGTCGTGGCCCATCATGAAGGCCAGGTGGCGCGTGGTGGACACGGCGACCTCGCTCTCGCGCAGGCGGCGGATGTGCTCCACCGCCCGCTCGCGGTCGAGCCCGCGCCGGGGCGCGAGGAGGACATGGTGGTCGCGGGCGAAGGCCTGCCCGGCGCGGCGGAACGGGAGCCCGCACTCCTCCCAGGCGTACTCGCGGTCCGCGATGTTCTTGCCGAAGACCGCCGCGCGGTAGACGTTGTGGTAGAAGTTGTAGCGCGCGCCGCTGCTCATCTGGCTGCCCAGGGCCCGCGTGCCGTCGGCCCCCTCGAAGATGAACTCCGTGGCCACCTCGTCGTGGCTCACGCCGTGGTAGAAGAGGATGGTGTCAATGCCGAAGCCCGCGTAGAGCTGGGGCATCTGCGAGTTCTGGCCGTAGGAGAAGGGCGTGTGCCCGACCTTCATCACCCCGCCGAAGGCCCGCGCCGTCCTGTGGCCGTAGAGCAGGTTCCGCGCGAGGGACTCGCCGTTCACCTCGAAACCCTCCGGGCAGGTGTACCACGGGCCGATCAGCAGCCGCCCGTCGCGCACCGCCGCCTCGATCCGTTCCCGGTTCTCCGGCCGGATCTCCAGATAGTCCTCCACCGGCACCGCCTGCGAGTCCATCACAAAAGACCGGTACTCCGGGATCCGGTCAAAGAGGTCCAGCATCCCGTCGAACAGCTCCACCAGCATCAGCCGGGTCTCCTGGAAGGGATGCAGCCATTCCCGGTCCCAGTGGGTGTTGGAGATGAGGTGGATGACGCGTTTTTTCGGGGTTTTCACGGAAAGGCTCCTTCTGGGACGGCGGCACGCCGTGCATGGGCGGCTATTGTTGCCAAGGCGCGCCGGAAAGTCAACCCGGGCATGACCGCCGCGCGTTGACTCAAACCTCGCATTCTGCTAAAGTGTGGGGCGGCGTCCGCCGGGACGTCCCCCGGCGGCGTGCGCCGCAGGGCAGTGGGCGCGCGAGCGCGGGCAGTCAACCAACGGTATGGAGGAACAGGCAATGTCGGATGTGCGGAATTTCTTTGAGGGGCTTTCGGCGAAGGTGAACAAGGACCGGATCGCCGGGATGAACTCGACCTTTCAGTTCACCATCACCGGCGCGGACGCCCAGACGTGGAACATCAAGATCGCGGGCGGCGAGGTGGCGGTGAACGAGGGCGCCGCGGACGCCGTGAACGTGGAGATCATCATGGCGGACGCGGATTTCGCGGACCTCATCGCCGGGAAGCTGAACAGCATGGCGGCCTTCACGAGCGGCAAGCTCAAGGTGAAGGGCGACATGACCCTGTCGCTGAAGCTGGGCCCCATCTTCGGGATCAGCTGATTTTCCCCCCCCCACCGGGGGGGACGGCAAGGAGAACAGACCACTGCGGCGCGCCCGGCTGAAAAGGCCCGGCGCGCCGTTTTCATGTCCGTCGGCGGGGAGGGGGCGGGCCGAAAAACAAACGGGCCGCAGGGGCGTCCAAAAGCCCCTGCGGCCGCGAAAGAATCCTGGTGGAGCCGAGGAGGATCGAACTCCTGACCTCTTGAATGCCATTCAAGTTTTGGGGGTTTATCGGCGTATACCGCAGGGGACTGTCCATTACAAGTGGGGAGGTAAAAGCATTGAAAATAAAGGGTTTTCTGGCATCCATTCCCCCGCCCCTTGCTAACGCTTGTTAGCCGTGATATAATCCGCTTGTGCCAAATGTGTGCCAAAACTTTTGGAGGACTAGAAATGAGGGAGCGACTGACGGCTGCATTGGTCAAGGGGCTGGCTCCGGGCGAGCGGCTGGTCGAGGTCTGCGACACGGAGGTGCCGGGGCTGTCCGTGGTGGTTTCTCCTGGAGGAAGCAAGACCTTTTTCTTCCGGTACAGGGAGAGGGAATCCAGGTCCATGCGCAGGTATAAAATCGGTCGCGCCGATGTGTTGACCGTGCATCAGGCCCGCGCCCGCGCCCAGGAACTCCGCGCAGAAGTTGCCGCTGGGAGTGACCCGCAGCAGGAGCGCGCCGCCACCCGCGCCGGGTGCCTGGAGGACTACCTCGACGGACCTTATACAGAGAAGGTGGCGCACCTGAAAAGTCACGATGCAATCATTGCGACATTGCGGCGGGATTTCGCCGAATTTCTGAACCAGCCTCTTTCCGCAATCACGACGTGGAAATTGGAAAAGTGGCGCCGCGCCCGACTGGAGAAGAAGAAGTCTACCGCGTCCTGCAACAGGCCGCTGGCATACCTGGCCGCGATGATGAACCACGCGCAGAAGGCGGGGCTGGTGAAGGTGAACCCATGCACCGGAATCAAGCCCCTCCGCGAGGACAAGTCGCGTGTTCGTTTCCTGTCGCCGGAGGAGCGCGCGCGGCTCTTCGCCGTCCTGGAGGCCCGCGAGGCCCAGGCCCGTGTCGCGCGCATCAACCATAACAAGTGGCTGGCCGAGAGGGGCATCCCGCCCCGCCCGACACTGGATGGAAGATACTCCGACCACCTTCTGCCGCTGGTCCTGCTGGCCGTCAATACAGGACTTCGTCGTGGTGAACTGTTCGGCCTGATATGGGGCGACGTGGACCTCCCCCGGCGCATGCTGAGGGTGCGGGCGGATAGCGCGAAGTCTGGAAAGACGCGACACGTCCCCCTGAACGCCGCCGCGATGGACGCCCTGGACACCTGGCGCGCCCAGCATGGCACCGTGGCGGCCGGCGCGCTCATCTTTCCAGGCCGGGGTGGTGGTCGCCTGGACAATATCAACAAAGCGTGGAAGTCTGTCCGTGACGCGGCAGAACTCGACGGATTTCACTTTCACGACTTGCGGCATACTTTTGCCAGTGAGCTGATTATGCGCGGGGTATCACTTTCTATCATCCGCGACCTGCTGGGACATAGTAATTTTGCGATGACCCAACGATACGCCCACCTGTCACCGGAGGCCGCCGCCGCCGCCGTGGCGAAGCTCGACGACATAGGGCACGAGCTGGCGGTGGAGGAGGCGCAAGAGGAGGCGGGTTGAAAAGGCTTGACTTTTCATAGTGTACTAGCAGGGGTTGACGCCGCCGGGCGATTGTGGTATAATAGACGCATGAAGTCACGGATTGAAACCGATGAACACGGAAACGAGCGGGTTGTCTGGACTCTGGAGAGTAAGCAAGAGCTGGGCAATCTCGAATCCCAGAAGGGACTGCTTACCAAAGGCAAGGTTGATCCGAAGTACAAGGCGAGGGCGGTGAAGGGCTTTCAAAGCCTTCTGACAGCGGCTTACTTCCCCGGCGGGGATGAGCTGGCCGAGATACGGAAGGCCGACTAGACAGTTTAAGACCGTGCGTCCGCGCGGGACAGTTTCCCGCGCCGCTCCGACAGTCAACACAAGACACTCCCGGGCGTGCTCGCTAGAGATAGCGAGTGCGCCCGGTTTTTCTTTTCCCGCTACACGGAGAGAAAAACATGCAGTGTCGAACAGACCCCGCCCCCCCCGCCCCCGACCGCCTCATGACCGAACGTGAGGCCGCCCAATTCTTGGGCGTGGCCCCCGGCACCCTCAGAGTTGCCCGCAGCACTGGCCCTCTGCCGGGCCGAATCTGGCTCCCCTTCATCAGGTTGGGAAGGTCCATCCGGTATGACCCCCACACCCTCCATCAATGGCTGGCTGCCCGCGTCGTGTCCGGGGAGGTGGCGCGATGACCGCGCGGGCGGACCCCATCACCCGCGCCGCATCGCTGGCCGCTGACTCGCTGGGCCGTCTGATCCGTCGCGCAGCCCAGGGCAACGCCGAGGCCGTCGCCGAGGTGGTGTCCCTGCCTGCGGACCTGCGCGGACTAGGGCGCCCGTTCGAGGTGCTGGTGGACATCATCAAGCGGATGGACGGCGAGCGCAGACCCATTACCGAAGACGCCGTCCTGGAGGAGGTCATCATCCTGGGCGAGTCAGGCGTTGCGCACGTCCTACTGGACCACGCGACGCCACCGACCCATGATCCGGCCCGCTGTGCCGGGCACGTCCGCGACTTCCTGCGGGCTGTCGAGCGCGACGCCCTGACCGCCCAACATCGGGCCGCTGTCCTGGCCGGAGACGATGGAACGGACCTCTTGGAGCGTCTTGTGTCCCTGGAACAGGACGGCGTCCACGGGCTGAAATTCGCCGGCCTGGGCGACCTCTCCGAACTAGCAGACGCGCCGTTGCCGTGGCTGGTGGACGGCTGGCTGTTGAGCGGAAACGTTACCCTGCTGGCTGCGCCCGGTGGTGTGGGAAAGTCCATGCTTTCCCTTGCGCTGGCCGCGTCCGTCGTGCATGGCCGTGCCCTGATCAATGGCATGGCACCCCTCGCCCAGGGCGCCGCCGTGATGCTGTCCTATGAGGACAACCGGACCGCCGTTGCAAAGCGTCTCCGTGCCCTGCAACGTCACCACAAGCTCGACGGCGAAGGGTTTGAGGCCGACCTCGACAAGCACCTGCATCTCCTCGACGATCCGCGCCCCTTGGCCGAGGTGGACCGCGCCGGGAATGTCCGCCCGACCGCGTTCTACACGGAGCTGGCCGCGACCGTCCGCAGGATGCAGCCGCGCCTGGTTGTGGTGGACACGCTCCGCCGAGCTGGCGGTGCATTGGACGGGAACGCCGCCGCCCACATCGGCGAACTACTGTCCCTTCTCGGCGACCTCGCACGGGAATCAGGAGCCGCCGTGCTGGTCCTGGCGCATGTCAGGAAGGGCACCGGGAAGGCTGACGCGGGCGCCGAAAACGTCCGGGGTAGCAGCGCCGCCACCGACGAGGCGCGCGGCGCCTGGGAGTTGCGCAAGACCGCCGACGGCAACCTGGAGCTGCATATCACAAAAACCAACTTCAGTGGAGACCAGAACCGCCT
The genomic region above belongs to Candidatus Hydrogenedentota bacterium and contains:
- a CDS encoding SCP2 sterol-binding domain-containing protein is translated as MEEQAMSDVRNFFEGLSAKVNKDRIAGMNSTFQFTITGADAQTWNIKIAGGEVAVNEGAADAVNVEIIMADADFADLIAGKLNSMAAFTSGKLKVKGDMTLSLKLGPIFGIS
- a CDS encoding helix-turn-helix domain-containing protein gives rise to the protein MQCRTDPAPPAPDRLMTEREAAQFLGVAPGTLRVARSTGPLPGRIWLPFIRLGRSIRYDPHTLHQWLAARVVSGEVAR
- a CDS encoding sulfatase-like hydrolase/transferase → MLVPLHMVTVLLAGGLTGLWARRLLASLGWLSGFESGILLVAAVCAAWAAGQFAYMAAVRLLAPTRSPVPLLCDMAAQCCALVLVPWLLGVSLPMLPPVLHKVEPLLVLGVFLGAHALLKGVVFFAALDARPAGRLGALGWLACAGIALAGAAGFQQAFAFTAADPGLAQAGDAAWARVGGAWAEAREVPESLGARIFGDYGGGGDLVLYAALPDDGDDERGGATVHMTVRVEQSAAAETGTADAGADITPVHTHEVPLEPGVWTEVRLPGDALPENAGAVVVAWTGRPAAEWMRQLGVHPPSNTGRKLLVAGPWRVARGAEGPSVVLLAVEGLAAENTSLAGYSRDTTPNLKKWAEPGMIFEQAYTPAPEAAAAAMTLLTGLHPLRHGTVAGQAAPPPSGIRTLAEHLRAAGYHTAAFTEGRGADGDDLTVDTAFSRGFMQFNDVFPMDPGAPEPGSNAPPKPRPAGARVTLDRAAEWAEARGGDPFLLFLRLRELRDPVRLARYGEGFLGKGRTPAPVDIYDTALLDVDRQIGAFLGRVEAAAQGRPLMVVVTSLYGLDFTEPDRGAWRRGAAGRPSLREPSLRVPLLMRIPGTAGRTRKTPASLADVLPTVLARAGITPPAGLDGADLVLQSDFRDLISVQGNPMGLSVRSGRWRFTWQSGLDPFTLDAAGEASVVEFMDVYQFRAQKAGADARAKEPELAREFQRQLDAFLRAHHPAQTAPPPEPAPAP
- a CDS encoding site-specific integrase; translation: MRERLTAALVKGLAPGERLVEVCDTEVPGLSVVVSPGGSKTFFFRYRERESRSMRRYKIGRADVLTVHQARARAQELRAEVAAGSDPQQERAATRAGCLEDYLDGPYTEKVAHLKSHDAIIATLRRDFAEFLNQPLSAITTWKLEKWRRARLEKKKSTASCNRPLAYLAAMMNHAQKAGLVKVNPCTGIKPLREDKSRVRFLSPEERARLFAVLEAREAQARVARINHNKWLAERGIPPRPTLDGRYSDHLLPLVLLAVNTGLRRGELFGLIWGDVDLPRRMLRVRADSAKSGKTRHVPLNAAAMDALDTWRAQHGTVAAGALIFPGRGGGRLDNINKAWKSVRDAAELDGFHFHDLRHTFASELIMRGVSLSIIRDLLGHSNFAMTQRYAHLSPEAAAAAVAKLDDIGHELAVEEAQEEAG
- a CDS encoding AAA family ATPase, which codes for MTARADPITRAASLAADSLGRLIRRAAQGNAEAVAEVVSLPADLRGLGRPFEVLVDIIKRMDGERRPITEDAVLEEVIILGESGVAHVLLDHATPPTHDPARCAGHVRDFLRAVERDALTAQHRAAVLAGDDGTDLLERLVSLEQDGVHGLKFAGLGDLSELADAPLPWLVDGWLLSGNVTLLAAPGGVGKSMLSLALAASVVHGRALINGMAPLAQGAAVMLSYEDNRTAVAKRLRALQRHHKLDGEGFEADLDKHLHLLDDPRPLAEVDRAGNVRPTAFYTELAATVRRMQPRLVVVDTLRRAGGALDGNAAAHIGELLSLLGDLARESGAAVLVLAHVRKGTGKADAGAENVRGSSAATDEARGAWELRKTADGNLELHITKTNFSGDQNRLHLRVVPVGDAACLESIGGPVANDPRDVEAAVMRWFHANPETVINPNGVIQGKGAAGGLVSAVLASVTWARHRDVEAAVNRLIADKKLNIETTKKANRHKVEALRPVEGVFDELYTEEEGDVPF